GTAGCACGTGTCGAGCAGTACGGATAGCCTTGTAGCCCATCACTTCGAGGACATGGAGCAGCAGACAGAGTCTGCCATCCTCGGAATGTGGCTCTTTCTGGCCCAGGAAATCATGTTCTTCGGTGGCCTGTTTGCGGCGTACCTTGTGTACCGCTTCAAGTATCCCGAAGCGTGGGCCGCAGGCAGCGAAGAACTCAACATCACGCTCGGCGCGTTCAACACCGTCGTGCTGCTGGTCAGCAGTCTCACCATGGCCATGTCAGTCCACGCGGCGCAGACAGGTAAGCAGAAGCGCCTCATCAGCTTCTTGTTCCTGACTTTGGCCCTGGGATTGACCTTCCTAGTCGTCAAGTACTTCGAGTACAAGGCGAAATGGGAACACCACTTAGTCCCCGGTTCCAATTTTGTGATTCACAGCAAGATGTTTCCCGATGTGGACCAGGCCCATTCGCAGTTGTTTTTCGTTCTCTACTTCTTCATGACGGGAATGCACGCGCTGCATATGGTCATCGGTGCGGGCTTGCTCATCTGGCTCATCGTCTTGG
The window above is part of the Candidatus Hydrogenedentota bacterium genome. Proteins encoded here:
- a CDS encoding cytochrome c oxidase subunit 3 family protein is translated as MEQQTESAILGMWLFLAQEIMFFGGLFAAYLVYRFKYPEAWAAGSEELNITLGAFNTVVLLVSSLTMAMSVHAAQTGKQKRLISFLFLTLALGLTFLVVKYFEYKAKWEHHLVPGSNFVIHSKMFPDVDQAHSQLFFVLYFFMTGMHALHMVIGAGLLIWLIVLAYKNYFTPQRFMKVELVGFYWHFVDIVWVFLFPLLYLVHRHV